A stretch of Candidatus Caldatribacterium sp. DNA encodes these proteins:
- a CDS encoding universal stress protein: protein MQVQHILVPTDFSPFSDLAIRVAASFRERFQSRITLLHVLTPLEADALTSQPGNPWENVVLKIQNDMVQEVEKNVPSPLPEGVLQLSVVVGEPAEEIARFAEENRVDLIVMGTHGRTGLASILLGSVTVGVIKRTCIPVMVVKCPEGLRG, encoded by the coding sequence ATGCAGGTACAACACATTCTTGTGCCCACCGATTTTTCTCCCTTTTCGGACCTTGCCATTCGGGTTGCTGCATCTTTTCGGGAGCGTTTCCAGTCCCGGATTACGCTCCTTCATGTGCTCACGCCTCTTGAAGCCGATGCCTTGACGTCGCAGCCTGGCAATCCTTGGGAGAACGTCGTTCTGAAAATCCAGAACGATATGGTGCAAGAGGTAGAAAAGAACGTCCCTTCTCCCTTACCCGAAGGCGTGCTGCAACTTTCAGTTGTGGTTGGAGAGCCGGCGGAAGAAATCGCTCGTTTTGCCGAGGAGAACAGAGTCGATCTCATTGTCATGGGAACCCATGGGCGGACAGGCCTTGCAAGTATTCTCTTGGGGAGCGTAACCGTTGGGGTCATAAAGCGAACCTGCATTCCTGTAATGGTCGTTAAGTGTCCTGAAGGACTCAGAGGATAA
- a CDS encoding carbohydrate ABC transporter permease, with protein MRRKKKIEGFFVVAWVVILLFSVWTVFPFFWGVITSFKSPGEQYTSAFLPFAQFRPSTYAWQVVLGQAEGERTRQGLRNSVLVSSLSSLLVLFLGSFAGYALTRFRFHRWKNRDIASWILSNRMFPPIAVAIPFFLVMRTLRLLDTLPAIIMAHTVYNLPLAIWLMMDFFRELPEEVEEAALIDGCSPFQAFFRVALPLSLPGVVAVYILCFIFSWNEFLFVVTLSYRKTMTMPVVIAGTLTVRGLDFWKVSALSLLAIAPPVILAALTSRFLIRGLTLGAIKE; from the coding sequence ATGAGGCGAAAGAAAAAGATTGAGGGTTTCTTTGTGGTGGCGTGGGTTGTTATCCTGCTCTTCTCGGTGTGGACCGTTTTCCCTTTCTTTTGGGGAGTTATTACCTCTTTTAAGTCACCAGGGGAGCAGTACACCTCTGCCTTCCTGCCTTTTGCACAGTTTCGGCCTTCAACGTATGCCTGGCAGGTCGTCCTCGGGCAGGCAGAAGGAGAGAGAACGCGCCAGGGGTTGCGAAACAGCGTTCTCGTTTCCTCTCTGAGTTCTCTCCTTGTCCTCTTTTTGGGGTCTTTTGCAGGTTATGCCCTTACCCGTTTTCGGTTCCACCGCTGGAAGAACAGGGATATCGCCAGCTGGATACTCTCAAACCGAATGTTCCCCCCTATTGCCGTTGCTATCCCCTTTTTCCTCGTCATGCGGACCCTGAGGCTTCTTGACACCCTTCCGGCCATCATCATGGCGCATACCGTTTACAACCTGCCTCTTGCTATTTGGCTCATGATGGATTTCTTTCGAGAACTCCCCGAAGAGGTGGAGGAAGCTGCGCTCATCGATGGGTGCTCTCCTTTTCAGGCCTTCTTCCGTGTTGCTCTCCCTCTTTCTCTACCTGGGGTTGTTGCGGTGTACATTTTGTGCTTCATTTTCTCCTGGAACGAGTTCCTCTTTGTCGTGACCCTTTCGTACCGGAAGACCATGACCATGCCGGTCGTTATTGCAGGAACTCTAACGGTGCGGGGTCTTGACTTCTGGAAGGTTTCTGCGCTGTCACTCCTTGCCATCGCTCCACCGGTGATTCTTGCGGCTCTTACTTCACGTTTCCTCATTCGTGGCTTAACTCTTGGCGCCATTAAGGAGTGA